Within the Halichoerus grypus chromosome 2, mHalGry1.hap1.1, whole genome shotgun sequence genome, the region ggaggaggtGGAAGGTGCATGCATACTGCCTGGAGGAAAATCAAAGCTTTCGGAAGAACTACACTCAGAGTTGGAGGATTTCAAATCATCTGTGCTATCAATGCTACACACTGAAGCACTGGAAGAGtcagatttcttttgatttagGGTCATGTAAACAGAGATATTGCTTTTGCTGCCCTTTTTGCCCAGTGTCTGTGGTTCATCCTGCTCACCAGGCACAAGCACTTCATTGGTGTCCTGAACCTCACTGTTGGCCTCTTCAGGGCCTTTTGAGGGACTCTGATTTTCTGAAGGGGCCTCACCTGCTGAGCGGGTAGAGGTGCAGCGAGACTGGGGCTTGGGTGCCATCTTGCCACTCCGCATTTTCTCAAGTCCTGTCTTCAAAGAAGagtcattttcttcattcctgtACCTTTGTGGTTTTAAACGAACCCGGGGTGGAAGGGAACCTGAGCTAGGACTCTGATAGCGACGTGTGAAATGGACCTTTGAATGTGCATTTTTGGATGTAGAGGTTTCACTTTGCTTCTTTTGTGCCTTTTCTTTGGCAATTTTCAACACTTCCCGAGCTTTTGCATGATCCATGTTCTTACTCTGGAGCACTTTTTTAGTACTTAACTGAGCTTTTGATGTATTTGCCTGAGCAGAAACTTTGACTACTCTGCCTCTGCTGTGAGCAATATTGGAAACCTTCACCACAGCATTTCTTTTCTGGCTTTCGTTTTGGTTTTTCCCATCCACTTTATGgtcagttttcagttttttgttcaCAGTAGTTACACTTTCGTTTTTCCGTTTTTTGTCTTCATATTTAGAAGAGTCACTTGCACTACTaccttttctaatttcctttttctccgcAACAACACTGTTTTTACATTTGTCACACAGGACTTGCCTGGGTCGCAGTTTAATAGCATTCATTATTGAAGTAGGTTCTTCCCTGTACATTTTTCGTTTGGGTCGCTTAATTTTCCGAGGCGGTGGCTGAGGTATTGACTGGTTATAGGTGTCCCTGATAAACAAAGGGGGAGGGTAAGGTGCTCCTTCATGGAAGAGAGGCGGTGGTTTGGAAGTCCACAGGCTTTCAGCCAAGCCCCGCTCGGGAGGAGAGATGGGAGAAGGGTCATCGGGAACAGCACCATTCACTTCACGCTTGACTTCTGTCCCTTCTTGGAATGTATTACTTTGGAGCTGCATGGCTTCAGGTTTCTCCTTATATTCCCTTTTGGGAAACACTGTCACAGGGATCCCATGGGGCCCAAACCttggaaagaaatcaaagaaaaaaagaagacattaacACTTAATGTCTATGATTCAGTTTCTTACACTGAAACACCACCTAGTGTTTGTATATATGACCTTTCCTGAACTCtattccatattaaaaaataaaaacaaaaacctactaACCACCTCCCCACCAAAATCCCAAAGCCCTTCATTTTTTATTGGTCCCATTTTAGGTATAAACAGATTATACATTTAGGTATAAACTCAAATGATTGTTCTAAGCAGCACCAGAATAgctgagattattttttttttaagctgacaTTATTTAAAACAGACCTTTCAGTCTTAGATCAGAAAGGTGTTCTATCAGATAGCTTAACATTACATGTCATTTGAGGTTATATTTGCTGGACTATGGACAAGTCCAGTAAATGCAACTATAAATATACAACATACACATCTCCCTCTGGTTATACGAGCTTTCAAAAGCTTCACAAAACAAATTCAGCCTTAACTACCCAAAAACACTGAATAGGTAAATTTCCACCTCAACTTCACTTAATCACTAAAGATTCAAAGACCAGCTGCTCCTTTACTCTTGCACCCTAACTCTTGAAGCCATTCATCTACCTCCTGCCctcaaaacccacaaaaatatgAGTAATTCAGATGCCCAA harbors:
- the PWWP2A gene encoding PWWP domain-containing protein 2A isoform X5, with the translated sequence MQLQSNTFQEGTEVKREVNGAVPDDPSPISPPERGLAESLWTSKPPPLFHEGAPYPPPLFIRDTYNQSIPQPPPRKIKRPKRKMYREEPTSIMNAIKLRPRQVLCDKCKNSVVAEKKEIRKGSSASDSSKYEDKKRKNESVTTVNKKLKTDHKVDGKNQNESQKRNAVVKVSNIAHSRGRVVKVSAQANTSKAQLSTKKVLQSKNMDHAKAREVLKIAKEKAQKKQSETSTSKNAHSKVHFTRRYQSPSSGSLPPRVRLKPQRYRNEENDSSLKTGLEKMRSGKMAPKPQSRCTSTRSAGEAPSENQSPSKGPEEANSEVQDTNEVLVPGEQDEPQTLGKKGSKSNISVYMTLNQKKSDSSSASVCSIDSTDDLKSSNSECSSSESFDFPPGSMHAPSTSSTSSSSKEEKKLSNSLKMKVFSKNVSKCVTPDGRTICVGDIVWAKIYGFPWWPARILTITVSRKDNGLLVRQEARISWFGSPTTSFLALSQLSPFLENFQSRFNKKRKGLYRKAVTEAARAAKQLTPEVRALLTQFET
- the PWWP2A gene encoding PWWP domain-containing protein 2A isoform X1 is translated as MAAVAAEAAATAASPGEGGAGEAEPEMEPIPGSEAGTDPLPVTATEASVPDGEADGQQSSPQADEPPLPPPPPPPGELARSPEAAGPELEAEEKLPARVAEPAAAAPQERPDLPPSPAPPPEQPPAPEERQEPPLPQPAAPALVPPAGGDSAVSQLIPGSEVRVTLDHIIEDALVVSFRLGEKLFSGVLMDLSKRFGPHGIPVTVFPKREYKEKPEAMQLQSNTFQEGTEVKREVNGAVPDDPSPISPPERGLAESLWTSKPPPLFHEGAPYPPPLFIRDTYNQSIPQPPPRKIKRPKRKMYREEPTSIMNAIKLRPRQVLCDKCKNSVVAEKKEIRKGSSASDSSKYEDKKRKNESVTTVNKKLKTDHKVDGKNQNESQKRNAVVKVSNIAHSRGRVVKVSAQANTSKAQLSTKKVLQSKNMDHAKAREVLKIAKEKAQKKQSETSTSKNAHSKVHFTRRYQSPSSGSLPPRVRLKPQRYRNEENDSSLKTGLEKMRSGKMAPKPQSRCTSTRSAGEAPSENQSPSKGPEEANSEVQDTNEVLVPGEQDEPQTLGKKGSKSNISVYMTLNQKKSDSSSASVCSIDSTDDLKSSNSECSSSESFDFPPGSMHAPSTSSTSSSSKEEKKLSNSLKMKVFSKNVSKCVTPDGRTICVGDIVWAKIYGFPWWPARILTITVSRKDNGLLVRQEARISWFGSPTTSFLALSQLSPFLENFQSRFNKKRKGLYRKAVTEAARAAKQLTPEVRALLTQFET
- the PWWP2A gene encoding PWWP domain-containing protein 2A isoform X3, whose amino-acid sequence is MLLNQTEVKASDCVRIWISNLQKEGAKRFGPHGIPVTVFPKREYKEKPEAMQLQSNTFQEGTEVKREVNGAVPDDPSPISPPERGLAESLWTSKPPPLFHEGAPYPPPLFIRDTYNQSIPQPPPRKIKRPKRKMYREEPTSIMNAIKLRPRQVLCDKCKNSVVAEKKEIRKGSSASDSSKYEDKKRKNESVTTVNKKLKTDHKVDGKNQNESQKRNAVVKVSNIAHSRGRVVKVSAQANTSKAQLSTKKVLQSKNMDHAKAREVLKIAKEKAQKKQSETSTSKNAHSKVHFTRRYQSPSSGSLPPRVRLKPQRYRNEENDSSLKTGLEKMRSGKMAPKPQSRCTSTRSAGEAPSENQSPSKGPEEANSEVQDTNEVLVPGEQDEPQTLGKKGSKSNISVYMTLNQKKSDSSSASVCSIDSTDDLKSSNSECSSSESFDFPPGSMHAPSTSSTSSSSKEEKKLSNSLKMKVFSKNVSKCVTPDGRTICVGDIVWAKIYGFPWWPARILTITVSRKDNGLLVRQEARISWFGSPTTSFLALSQLSPFLENFQSRFNKKRKGLYRKAVTEAARAAKQLTPEVRALLTQFET
- the PWWP2A gene encoding PWWP domain-containing protein 2A isoform X4, whose product is MAAVAAEAAATAASPGEGGAGEAEPEMEPIPGSEAGTDPLPVTATEASVPDGEADGQQSSPQADEPPLPPPPPPPGELARSPEAAGPELEAEEKLPARVAEPAAAAPQERPDLPPSPAPPPEQPPAPEERQEPPLPQPAAPALVPPAGGDSAVSQLIPGSEVRVTLDHIIEDALVVSFRLGEKLFSGVLMDLSKRFGPHGIPVTVFPKREYKEKPEAMQLQSNTFQEGTEVKREVNGAVPDDPSPISPPERGLAESLWTSKPPPLFHEGAPYPPPLFIRDTYNQSIPQPPPRKIKRPKRKMYREEPTSIMNAIKLRPRQVLCDKCKNSVVAEKKEIRKGSSASDSSKYEDKKRKNESVTTVNKKLKTDHKVDGKNQNESQKRNAVVKVSNIAHSRGRVVKVSAQANTSKAQLSTKKVLQSKNMDHAKAREVLKIAKEKAQKKQSETSTSKNAHSKVHFTRRYQSPSSGSLPPRVRLKPQRYRNEENDSSLKTGLEKMRSGKMAPKPQSRCTSTRSAGLNKWQLLHQTVTSPAAPLQCLTDHCGFRLGALKLTVRRAAQRH
- the PWWP2A gene encoding PWWP domain-containing protein 2A isoform X2, producing MAAVAAEAAATAASPGEGGAGEAEPEMEPIPGSEAGTDPLPVTATEASVPDGEADGQQSSPQADEPPLPPPPPPPGELARSPEAAGPELEAEEKLPARVAEPAAAAPQERPDLPPSPAPPPEQPPAPEERQEPPLPQPAAPALVPPAGGDSAVSQLIPGSEVRVTLDHIIEDALVVSFRLGEKLFSGVLMDLSKRFGPHGIPVTVFPKREYKEKPEAMQLQSNTFQEGTEVKREVNGAVPDDPSPISPPERGLAESLWTSKPPPLFHEGAPYPPPLFIRDTYNQSIPQPPPRKIKRPKRKMYREEPTSIMNAIKLRPRQVLCDKCKNSVVAEKKEIRKGSSASDSSKYEDKKRKNESVTTVNKKLKTDHKVDGKNQNESQKRNAVVKVSNIAHSRGRVVKVSAQANTSKAQLSTKKVLQSKNMDHAKAREVLKIAKEKAQKKQSETSTSKNAHSKVHFTRRYQSPSSGSLPPRVRLKPQRYRNEENDSSLKTGLEKMRSGKMAPKPQSRCTSTRSAGLNKWQLLHQTVTSPAAPLQCLTDHCGFRLGALKLTVRRAGYLTLWWLRLAKSHDRAVALHGSCHLQAGSEWHSWDRRLRLGGSGRGAVL
- the PWWP2A gene encoding PWWP domain-containing protein 2A isoform X6, producing MAAVAAEAAATAASPGEGGAGEAEPEMEPIPGSEAGTDPLPVTATEASVPDGEADGQQSSPQADEPPLPPPPPPPGELARSPEAAGPELEAEEKLPARVAEPAAAAPQERPDLPPSPAPPPEQPPAPEERQEPPLPQPAAPALVPPAGGDSAVSQLIPGSEVRVTLDHIIEDALVVSFRLGEKLFSGVLMDLSKRFGPHGIPVTVFPKREYKEKPEAMQLQSNTFQEGTEVKREVNGAVPDDPSPISPPERGLAESLWTSKPPPLFHEGAPYPPPLFIRDTYNQSIPQPPPRKIKRPKRKMYREEPTSIMNAIKLRPRQVLCDKCKNSVVAEKKEIRKGSSASDSSKYEDKKRKNESVTTVNKKLKTDHKVDGKNQNESQKRNAVVKVSNIAHSRGRVVKVSAQANTSKAQLSTKKVLQSKNMDHAKAREVLKIAKEKAQKKQSETSTSKNAHSKVHFTRRYQSPSSGSLPPRVRLKPQRYRNEENDSSLKTGLEKMRSGKMAPKPQSRCTSTRSAAQRH